In a genomic window of Cytobacillus sp. FSL H8-0458:
- a CDS encoding uracil/xanthine transporter codes for MDKRFGTVTIFSSVQWLFFIFANTVMVPISVGTVFGLPGETIAMMLRASLIFTGLATIFQGWKGHRYPLMEGHSGLLWGVILNLGLSASSLGMSFPEIGGGIATGVMLASGVTLILAAFNGISLLKAIFSPMVMSVYLFLLTFQLIFIFFKGMMKVGEQGTIDVPITLYSFVLVIFVSLLKLKGNALISNFSILIGLLAGWIGYDLLFAGEAVQGTASEGVSFTLFPLGQPNLEIGIVAVAFFACLMNLSNTVASISSGDRLFKKESGKREYRGSIFITSVFTVIGSGFGLVPYTPFTSSIGFLQSTRVLMRTPFFIGGALLTVIGLVPHLGSWLAGMPVTVGNAVLFVAYLQLFGTAFNSLSGKVFNSDTIFRLAAPVLIGISLMNTPSAVFAEFPVLIQPFISNGLLMGVLISILLEKMVNWSAFEQLELKNN; via the coding sequence TTGGATAAACGGTTTGGTACCGTGACGATATTTTCTTCTGTTCAATGGCTATTTTTTATTTTTGCAAATACCGTGATGGTCCCGATTTCAGTAGGAACCGTCTTCGGGCTTCCGGGTGAAACGATTGCGATGATGCTGAGAGCCTCGCTTATCTTTACGGGGCTGGCTACCATTTTTCAGGGCTGGAAAGGGCATCGCTATCCGCTTATGGAAGGTCATTCCGGCTTGCTGTGGGGAGTCATCCTGAACCTTGGCCTGTCGGCATCCTCCCTTGGAATGAGTTTTCCAGAAATCGGAGGCGGAATTGCGACAGGGGTGATGCTCGCTTCGGGTGTCACGCTGATCCTCGCAGCATTCAACGGCATTTCACTTCTGAAAGCAATCTTCAGCCCGATGGTGATGTCCGTTTATTTGTTTCTATTAACCTTCCAGCTGATTTTCATCTTTTTTAAAGGCATGATGAAGGTCGGCGAGCAGGGCACCATTGATGTGCCGATTACGCTTTATTCCTTCGTCCTCGTCATTTTTGTGAGTTTATTAAAATTAAAAGGGAACGCCCTCATCAGTAATTTTTCCATATTAATAGGATTGCTGGCAGGGTGGATCGGCTATGATCTCCTGTTTGCCGGTGAAGCAGTGCAGGGAACGGCATCCGAAGGTGTGAGCTTTACACTCTTTCCGCTGGGCCAGCCTAACCTGGAAATCGGAATTGTGGCAGTAGCCTTCTTTGCGTGTCTGATGAACCTGAGCAACACAGTCGCTTCAATCAGTTCCGGTGACCGCCTATTTAAAAAGGAATCCGGGAAGCGCGAGTACCGCGGCTCGATCTTTATCACCTCGGTATTCACCGTAATTGGAAGCGGCTTTGGCCTTGTGCCGTATACGCCATTCACTTCATCGATTGGGTTCCTGCAGAGTACGCGCGTATTGATGAGAACACCCTTCTTCATTGGGGGAGCGCTCTTAACTGTAATTGGCCTGGTCCCGCACTTGGGCTCATGGCTCGCCGGCATGCCGGTAACAGTCGGGAACGCCGTGCTGTTTGTCGCGTATCTGCAGCTGTTCGGGACTGCTTTCAACAGCTTAAGCGGAAAAGTGTTCAACTCAGACACCATCTTCCGTTTAGCGGCACCCGTCCTGATTGGAATCAGCCTTATGAATACACCGTCTGCCGTGTTCGCAGAATTCCCTGTATTAATTCAGCCATTCATCTCAAACGGGCTGCTTATGGGCGTCCTGATCTCCATTCTTTTGGAAAAAATGGTGAACTGGTCTGCGTTCGAACAGCTCGAGTTAAAGAACAACTAG
- a CDS encoding DUF819 family protein — MEHSLIKADDYVTLWGIIVVWASASIYLEQRYALAAKISGAIVALIGAIILSNTGIIPTTSPVYDAVWTFIIPLAIPLLLFHVNIKRIWQESGRLLIIFLISSIGTVAGVIISFFLLKDHIPVLDKLGAMLSASYIGGGVNFAAMAAKFETPGEMVSAAVVADNLMMAIYFVVLMMVPAIGFFRSRFKTPHVDQVESGIIGEEGKTLAESFWKRKDISLKDIALSAGTAFLLVIIAFKIAEFLDKAIPSGDDVSFFINLVNGLFGDKYLMLTTLTFLALAMFPRYFESINGSQEIGTFLIYLFFVVIGIPASIPLIIENAPLLLVFVFIIVAVNLAVSLTAGKLLKYDLEEILLASNANVGGPTTAAAMAIAKGWKDLIGPILVVGTLGYIIGNYVGTALGLWFSGLM, encoded by the coding sequence TTGGAGCACTCACTTATTAAAGCCGATGATTATGTAACACTTTGGGGAATTATTGTGGTGTGGGCTTCGGCAAGCATCTATCTGGAGCAGCGATACGCTTTAGCTGCGAAAATTTCAGGGGCGATTGTTGCCCTGATTGGCGCTATCATTCTTTCTAATACGGGCATTATTCCGACAACATCGCCGGTTTACGATGCAGTCTGGACTTTTATCATCCCGCTCGCAATCCCATTGCTTCTTTTTCATGTGAATATTAAAAGAATCTGGCAGGAAAGCGGCCGGCTGCTGATTATCTTTCTGATCAGCTCCATTGGAACAGTGGCAGGTGTGATCATCAGCTTTTTCTTGCTGAAAGATCATATTCCTGTTCTCGATAAACTGGGAGCGATGCTCAGTGCATCCTATATTGGCGGCGGGGTTAACTTCGCTGCCATGGCGGCAAAATTTGAAACGCCTGGAGAAATGGTTTCAGCCGCAGTTGTTGCTGATAATTTAATGATGGCAATATATTTTGTTGTTCTGATGATGGTTCCAGCCATTGGATTTTTCCGGAGCCGGTTTAAAACGCCGCATGTAGATCAGGTGGAAAGCGGCATTATAGGAGAAGAAGGGAAGACACTTGCGGAAAGCTTTTGGAAGCGAAAGGACATTTCATTAAAGGATATCGCTTTATCCGCTGGAACGGCTTTTTTACTGGTGATTATAGCTTTTAAGATTGCTGAATTCCTGGATAAAGCCATTCCTTCCGGGGACGATGTCTCTTTCTTTATTAATCTTGTAAATGGGCTGTTTGGAGACAAGTATCTGATGCTTACTACTCTGACATTCCTGGCTCTGGCCATGTTCCCGAGATACTTTGAGTCTATTAACGGGAGCCAGGAAATCGGCACATTCCTGATATACCTGTTCTTTGTTGTGATCGGCATCCCTGCATCGATCCCGCTGATTATCGAGAATGCCCCGCTGCTGCTGGTGTTTGTGTTCATCATCGTAGCAGTGAACCTGGCCGTATCTTTAACTGCAGGCAAACTATTAAAATATGACCTCGAAGAAATCCTCCTGGCCAGCAATGCCAATGTCGGCGGCCCGACCACTGCTGCTGCCATGGCCATTGCCAAGGGCTGGAAGGACCTGATTGGGCCGATTCTCGTTGTCGGAACACTGGGCTATATCATCGGCAACTATGTCGGCACTGCGCTTGGACTATGGTTTTCCGGACTTATGTAA
- a CDS encoding ABC transporter ATP-binding protein: MIEVRELSHAFEIGKKEKKTVIPVLEDVSFSVEKGEIVTIVGRSGSGKSTLLNIISGFIKPKHGEVWIHGEKVSDYNEGKFADFRLANLGFIFQSFQLIPSMTAYQNVELPLILKGMPEKERQQKTEETLKRVGLIEYKDHYPSELSGGQQQRVSIARALVVNPPLILADEPTGSLDSETENELLQFIHELNRDLGITFLIITHDEKVASIGHKTIEITDGRVMEGVLA; encoded by the coding sequence ATGATAGAAGTTAGAGAATTAAGCCATGCATTTGAAATTGGGAAGAAAGAAAAGAAGACGGTTATTCCTGTATTGGAGGATGTTTCTTTTTCAGTGGAAAAAGGCGAGATTGTCACAATTGTGGGCAGGAGCGGATCAGGTAAGTCGACGCTTTTGAATATCATCAGCGGTTTTATTAAGCCGAAGCATGGTGAAGTCTGGATTCATGGCGAGAAGGTCAGTGACTATAACGAAGGCAAATTCGCTGACTTCCGCCTGGCGAATCTCGGGTTCATTTTCCAAAGCTTTCAGCTGATTCCGAGCATGACGGCTTACCAGAATGTCGAGCTCCCTCTCATTCTCAAGGGAATGCCTGAAAAGGAAAGACAGCAGAAGACGGAAGAGACGTTGAAGCGTGTAGGACTCATCGAATATAAGGATCATTATCCAAGTGAGCTTTCCGGCGGACAGCAGCAGCGTGTCAGCATCGCCCGGGCGCTTGTCGTGAATCCTCCCCTCATTCTGGCGGATGAACCGACAGGCAGCCTGGACAGTGAAACAGAAAACGAGCTGCTGCAGTTCATTCACGAGCTGAACCGTGATCTGGGCATTACGTTTCTGATTATTACGCACGACGAAAAAGTGGCATCCATCGGCCATAAGACAATTGAAATTACAGATGGAAGGGTTATGGAGGGTGTGTTGGCATGA
- a CDS encoding ABC transporter permease, whose translation MNVKDQFRFVRQNMKKNKTRLFMTILATAIGCTFLIVLASVGFGLHKSIIQDVMEDSLVTEIQVHGKEAGEGNFQGIKDEDIKHFQEITGVKAVTRRQSLQQSPIFKTDDYTAQSEAVSAYFPEEVKAGFELSEGRLPEKENEVVVGSSFADGLSLKPKEGENSFNEDGSIKEEYAYKGELVGKTIEMEVIKMEDGKEVKKSIPLTITGVTKKPSKEWLQIRTVFISEDIFKEVEAFTGTPGGSPEQGEGASGDTSRIYDRVSLYAKDVEAVTGINDKLKNGNYMVYSIVNEMKQINMVFTILKIGLLFIGTIALIIASIGIYNTMTMAVTERAPDIGIMKAIGAHPKTIKRIFVLESSYIGLLGALFGTIAAYGISYAVNLALPLVLERVFEEAPPEGLMLSYIPWSLTLISVAICLTVTIFSGWRPAKRATQVDVLKAMRREV comes from the coding sequence ATGAATGTAAAAGATCAATTCAGATTTGTAAGGCAAAATATGAAAAAGAATAAAACAAGACTGTTTATGACGATTTTAGCCACAGCAATTGGATGTACCTTCCTGATTGTGCTGGCATCGGTCGGATTCGGGCTGCATAAATCGATCATCCAGGATGTAATGGAAGACAGCCTCGTTACGGAAATCCAGGTTCACGGCAAGGAAGCGGGCGAAGGAAATTTTCAGGGCATAAAAGATGAGGATATCAAACATTTTCAAGAAATCACCGGGGTAAAAGCAGTCACCCGCAGGCAATCTCTGCAGCAAAGCCCGATCTTTAAAACAGATGATTATACCGCTCAATCAGAGGCCGTTTCGGCATATTTTCCGGAAGAAGTGAAAGCGGGATTTGAGCTTTCTGAAGGAAGACTCCCGGAAAAAGAAAATGAAGTCGTGGTTGGCTCCTCCTTTGCTGATGGTCTGTCTCTGAAGCCGAAAGAAGGAGAAAACTCCTTTAATGAGGATGGCTCTATAAAAGAAGAATACGCCTACAAGGGTGAGTTAGTCGGAAAGACGATTGAAATGGAAGTTATCAAAATGGAGGATGGCAAAGAAGTCAAAAAGTCCATACCGCTAACCATAACCGGGGTCACGAAGAAGCCTTCTAAAGAATGGCTGCAGATCCGCACGGTCTTCATTTCTGAAGACATTTTTAAAGAAGTCGAAGCTTTCACCGGCACACCAGGCGGCAGCCCGGAGCAAGGGGAAGGGGCTTCCGGGGATACCAGCCGAATATACGATAGAGTCAGCCTTTACGCAAAAGATGTCGAGGCTGTCACAGGTATCAATGACAAATTAAAAAACGGCAATTATATGGTTTATTCCATTGTGAACGAGATGAAGCAGATTAATATGGTTTTTACGATTCTAAAAATCGGCCTTCTCTTCATCGGAACCATCGCTTTAATCATTGCTTCCATCGGCATTTATAATACAATGACGATGGCCGTTACAGAGCGGGCCCCCGATATCGGCATCATGAAAGCGATCGGCGCCCATCCGAAAACGATTAAGCGGATCTTTGTCCTTGAAAGCAGCTATATCGGCTTGCTTGGCGCCCTGTTTGGCACAATTGCCGCTTATGGTATCAGCTATGCGGTCAACCTGGCCCTTCCGCTCGTGCTGGAAAGAGTATTTGAGGAAGCCCCGCCTGAGGGACTCATGCTTTCTTATATTCCTTGGTCCCTTACTCTGATCAGTGTGGCGATTTGCCTGACAGTCACCATCTTCTCCGGCTGGCGTCCGGCCAAGCGCGCGACACAGGTGGATGTGCTGAAGGCAATGAGACGGGAAGTTTAA
- a CDS encoding DUF1836 domain-containing protein — MELFQLSRKSMADFLLSLKGEGELSPKQILQQAWAAAHAKKGISMEAFLDTKMPAIFEKLLRADLQKIGFSINEIVALGNQIEFTHLSSSAVQNWVKRDVKNLIGSPQLGKKYSVDQAAMLFIVEDLKATLDFDSIRKILALLFNDLDDRSDDLIEPIPFYSAYAAIFEKAHHHNILGENMHDGIERCIKQEALQTLESFQDFTDQQKDIVSNILVTASLTVLSAYYKSLTKKYVTATLFLNG; from the coding sequence TTGGAATTATTCCAGCTATCAAGGAAAAGCATGGCTGATTTCCTGCTGTCGCTGAAGGGAGAAGGGGAGCTTTCGCCCAAACAAATCCTCCAGCAGGCATGGGCAGCCGCTCATGCAAAAAAAGGAATTTCAATGGAAGCTTTTCTCGATACGAAAATGCCGGCTATTTTTGAAAAATTGCTTCGGGCAGATTTGCAGAAAATCGGCTTTTCCATAAATGAAATTGTTGCACTGGGGAACCAGATTGAATTCACCCATTTATCTTCGAGTGCCGTTCAAAACTGGGTGAAGCGGGATGTGAAGAACCTGATTGGCAGTCCGCAGCTCGGCAAGAAATATTCAGTCGACCAGGCTGCCATGCTTTTTATCGTGGAGGATCTGAAAGCGACGCTCGATTTTGATTCTATCCGGAAAATTCTGGCTCTCCTTTTTAATGATCTCGATGACAGATCAGACGATTTGATTGAGCCGATCCCATTTTATTCTGCTTACGCGGCTATTTTTGAAAAAGCCCATCATCATAATATATTAGGCGAAAACATGCATGATGGCATTGAGAGATGCATCAAACAGGAAGCCTTGCAGACATTGGAAAGCTTTCAGGATTTTACGGATCAGCAGAAAGACATCGTCTCGAATATTCTTGTAACGGCCTCCCTCACCGTTTTATCGGCCTATTACAAGTCGCTGACAAAGAAATATGTAACGGCTACCTTGTTTTTAAATGGGTAA
- the htpX gene encoding protease HtpX: MGKRIFYFLLTNVLVLLTISIIFSLIGGGNYINAQGGIDFGALLVFSAVIGFSGSFISLWMSRWMAKKMMNVQVLDPNGALSGAERDIVEKVHRLSRAAGLTHMPEVGIYHSPEVNAFATGPSKKRSLVAVSTGLLQEMDDDAIEGVIAHEVAHIANGDMVTMTLLQGVVNTFVVFLARIAAWVASRFVKEEMAPIVHFIAVIVFQIAFSILGSLVVFAYSRHREFHADRGGADLAGKDKMTHALQMLKAYSSRIKGEEQTAISTLKINNRSKASLFSTHPDLDERIRRLSAK; encoded by the coding sequence ATGGGTAAACGTATTTTTTACTTTTTATTGACGAACGTGCTTGTTCTATTGACAATCAGCATTATTTTCTCGCTGATTGGCGGAGGTAACTACATTAATGCCCAGGGCGGCATTGATTTTGGCGCATTGCTGGTATTCAGTGCGGTCATTGGCTTCTCCGGCTCCTTCATTTCTCTGTGGATGTCCCGCTGGATGGCCAAAAAAATGATGAATGTCCAGGTGCTGGATCCGAATGGTGCCCTTTCAGGAGCTGAACGGGACATCGTGGAGAAGGTTCACCGCCTTTCAAGAGCGGCAGGCTTAACGCATATGCCGGAAGTTGGAATCTACCACTCTCCTGAAGTGAACGCATTTGCGACTGGTCCTTCGAAAAAACGCTCGCTTGTGGCAGTTTCAACTGGATTGCTGCAGGAAATGGACGACGATGCCATTGAAGGTGTCATCGCTCATGAGGTGGCACACATTGCGAACGGAGACATGGTCACCATGACTCTTCTCCAGGGGGTTGTCAACACATTCGTTGTCTTCCTTGCCAGAATCGCGGCGTGGGTGGCATCCCGTTTTGTCAAAGAAGAAATGGCGCCAATTGTGCATTTCATCGCTGTAATTGTGTTCCAAATCGCCTTCTCAATCCTTGGAAGTCTTGTCGTCTTCGCCTATTCCCGCCATCGTGAGTTCCATGCGGACCGCGGGGGTGCTGACCTGGCCGGCAAAGACAAAATGACACATGCCCTGCAGATGCTGAAGGCCTACTCCAGCCGCATCAAGGGTGAAGAGCAGACAGCCATTTCCACTTTGAAGATTAATAACAGAAGCAAAGCTTCCCTGTTCTCAACCCATCCGGATTTGGATGAGCGTATTAGACGATTGAGTGCGAAGTAA
- a CDS encoding DUF378 domain-containing protein — protein sequence MNGFQRIALVLTIIGAINWGLIGFFQFDLVASLFGGQDAVLSRIVYGLVGIAGLINLGLLFKPSREYDREPESRPVR from the coding sequence ATGAACGGTTTCCAGCGTATTGCACTTGTACTAACGATTATAGGAGCCATTAATTGGGGACTGATTGGATTTTTCCAATTTGATTTAGTTGCCAGCTTATTTGGAGGGCAGGATGCAGTTCTATCAAGAATAGTCTATGGGCTAGTGGGAATTGCCGGTTTGATCAATCTCGGTCTCCTCTTTAAACCAAGCCGCGAATATGACAGAGAACCTGAATCAAGGCCAGTAAGATAA
- a CDS encoding SAM-dependent methyltransferase → MKDFDEWLNIHTHGDQKGYHKSFHYHRYEPTPYEGLEKLFSEYTLKSSDRLVDFGCGKGRLPFYIHHTFRASAEGVEMSDDFYREALKNLRTYKGEKAGISFNCILAQEYEITPQDTHFYFFNPFSVQIFMKVVNNILRSAEGTPRKMDIILYYPSEDYLFYLENSTPFELVNEVALKGDENERFLVYRFNQTFD, encoded by the coding sequence ATGAAAGATTTTGATGAATGGCTGAATATCCATACACACGGCGACCAAAAAGGCTACCACAAATCCTTTCACTACCATCGCTACGAACCTACTCCTTACGAGGGTCTGGAAAAACTGTTCAGTGAATACACGCTGAAAAGCAGTGACCGCCTCGTGGACTTCGGCTGCGGCAAGGGACGGCTGCCGTTTTATATACACCATACCTTTCGGGCTTCCGCTGAAGGTGTGGAAATGAGTGATGACTTTTACCGTGAGGCACTGAAAAATCTCCGGACATACAAAGGGGAAAAAGCAGGAATCAGCTTTAATTGCATACTGGCTCAGGAGTATGAAATCACTCCGCAGGACACTCATTTTTACTTTTTCAATCCATTTTCAGTGCAGATTTTTATGAAAGTCGTCAACAATATACTCCGATCAGCTGAAGGGACTCCGCGCAAGATGGACATTATTTTATACTACCCTTCAGAAGATTATCTATTTTATCTGGAAAACAGCACTCCATTTGAACTGGTCAATGAGGTGGCACTAAAGGGTGACGAAAACGAGCGTTTCCTGGTCTATCGCTTCAATCAAACGTTTGATTGA
- a CDS encoding STAS domain-containing protein, protein MEATYKETSDIAGFIVANRENFQQKLLSEAVNVASKINEILQRGNIDLLKNAERLALYVAENRDEELIAFARQEGVAWAEHSLTLSFKLEWVQAIRRTLWHFLFQYDRIKGQDKVAEDFYSMEKEVNDLVDQFLNNFFISYSDYKDEMLKSQRKLVEHLSVPIIPVSTSVAVLPLIGMIDSYRIQTIEEKVLMDIASIKIQTLIMDLSGIADMEVDVIVHFKKILSGIRMMGCDAVITGLRAELVRKMIHAGVSFQSQAETKGTLQQTLGEYLVIEPKN, encoded by the coding sequence ATGGAAGCAACCTACAAAGAAACAAGCGATATTGCAGGATTTATTGTTGCGAATCGTGAGAACTTTCAGCAAAAATTATTGTCAGAGGCTGTGAATGTAGCCTCTAAAATCAATGAAATTCTGCAAAGAGGGAATATTGATCTTTTAAAAAATGCCGAAAGACTGGCTTTATATGTAGCTGAAAATAGAGATGAAGAGCTGATTGCTTTTGCCAGACAGGAAGGTGTGGCCTGGGCTGAGCATTCCCTGACGCTTTCTTTTAAACTGGAATGGGTACAGGCGATCCGGCGGACTTTATGGCACTTCCTGTTCCAGTATGACAGAATTAAAGGGCAGGACAAAGTGGCTGAGGATTTCTATAGTATGGAAAAAGAAGTCAATGATCTTGTGGACCAATTTTTAAATAACTTCTTTATCAGCTATTCTGATTATAAGGATGAAATGCTTAAATCGCAGCGCAAACTGGTGGAGCATTTGTCCGTGCCGATTATTCCGGTCAGCACGTCTGTCGCAGTATTGCCGCTGATTGGCATGATTGATTCTTACCGGATTCAGACGATTGAAGAAAAAGTTCTGATGGATATCGCCTCTATTAAAATCCAGACATTAATCATGGACCTTTCCGGAATTGCCGATATGGAAGTTGATGTCATCGTCCACTTCAAAAAGATTTTGAGCGGTATCAGAATGATGGGCTGTGATGCAGTCATTACCGGTCTGCGGGCTGAGCTTGTCCGCAAAATGATTCATGCTGGAGTATCATTCCAGAGCCAGGCAGAAACAAAGGGAACTCTGCAGCAGACCTTAGGGGAATATTTAGTGATTGAACCTAAAAATTAG